The Sebastes umbrosus isolate fSebUmb1 chromosome 19, fSebUmb1.pri, whole genome shotgun sequence genome has a segment encoding these proteins:
- the tbx5a gene encoding T-box transcription factor TBX5-A has translation MADQEETFAQQNSPGGSDSRELQSDNKSEKQNGTSSKSPSSQTTYIQQGMEGIKVYLHERELWTKFDEVGTEMIITKAGRRMFPSFKVKVTGLNPKTKYILLMDVVPADDHRYKFADNKWSVTGKAEPAMPGRLYVHPDSPATGAHWMRQLVSFQKLKLTNNHLDPFGHIILNSMHKYQPRIHIVKADENNGFGSKNTAFCTHVFPETAFIAVTSYQNHKITQLKIENNPFAKGFRGSDDMELHRMSRMQSTKEYPVVPRSTVRQRVGSSQSPFSGEVQGMATPSALSSQYSQCENGVTSTSQDMLPQSGSYPVPHEHGQEYHCIKRKVEDDNHSGEHSYKKAYLESSSSEEDHYYRPVGYAQSLGLAGGPYRSESSQRQACMYASASQGAEPVPSLEDISCNTWASVSPYGSCSVTTMQPMDRLPYQHFSAHFTSGSLVSRLGGVGGHASPQLGDGHHAAMYQSSMTHQTLGRQCSPGAGIQSPAAGLQGNEYLYTHGIPRTLSPHQYHTVHSVSIMPEWNENS, from the exons ATGGCGGACCAAGAGGAGACTTTTGCCCAACAAAACTCTCCCGGTGGCTCGGATTCAAGGGAATTACAGAGTGATAATAAATCAGAGAAACAGAACGGGACCTCGAGCAAATCCCCATCATCGCAGACAACTTACATTCAGCAG ggaatGGAGGGAATAAAAGTCTACCTGCACGAGAGGGAACTCTGGACGAAGTTTGACGAGGTGGGGACGGAGATGATCATCACCAAAGCCGGAAG GCGAATGTTTCCCAGCTTCAAAGTGAAGGTCACAGGATTAAACCccaaaactaaatatattcTCCTGATGGATGTTGTTCCTGCGGACGACCATCGATACAAATTCGCCGACAACAAATG GTCTGTGACCGGGAAGGCAGAGCCAGCCATGCCCGGCAGGCTCTACGTCCACCCGGACTCTCCGGCCACCGGAGCGCACTGGATGAGACAGCTCGTCTCCTTCCAGAAGCTCAAACTGACCAACAACCACCTGGACCCGTTCGGACAC ATCATCCTAAATTCGATGCACAAGTACCAGCCGAGGATCCACATAGTGAAGGCCGATGAAAATAACGGCTTTGGCTCCAAAAACACGGCCTTCTGCACTCACGTCTTCCCAGAGACAGCCTTCATTGCGGTCACGTCCTATCAGAACCACAAG ATAACACAGCTGAAGATTGAGAACAATCCGTTTGCAAAAGGCTTTCGTGGAAGTGATGACATGGAGCTACATCGGATGTCCAGAATGCAAAG TACCAAGGAGTATCCAGTAGTGCCTCGCAGTACGGTGCGCCAGAGAGTGGGCTCCAGCCAGAGCCCGTTCAGCGGGGAGGTGCAGGGCATGGCCACCCCGAGCGCCCTGAGCTCCCAGTACTCCCAGTGTGAGAACGGGGTCACGAGCACCTCACAGGACATGCTGCCTCAGTCGGGCTCCTACCCGGTGCCACATGAGCACGGCCAGGAGTACCACTGCATCAAGAGGAAAG TGGAGGATGACAACCACTCAGGTGAGCACAGCTATAAGAAGGCCTATCTGGAGAGCTCGTCCAGTGAGGAGGACCATTACTACCGTCCTGTTGGCTACGCTCAGAGCCTCGGCCTGGCCGGCGGGCCCTACCGCAGTGAGTCCAGTCAGCGGCAGGCCTGTATGTACGCCAGCGCCTCGCAGGGTGCCGAGCCAGTTCCCAGTTTGGAGGACATCAGCTGCAACACTTGGGCCAGCGTTTCACCCTATGGGAGTTGCTCCGTCACCACCATGCAGCCAATGGACCGGCTGCCCTACCAGCACTTCTCCGCTCACTTCACCTCAGGATCTCTGGTGTCCAGACTTGGCGGGGTCGGGGGCCACGCCTCTCCGCAGCTGGGTGATGGCCACCACGCTGCCATGTACCAGAGCTCCATGACCCACCAGACTCTGGGCCGCCAGTGCAGTCCTGGGGCCGGGATCCAGTCGCCAGCAGCCGGCCTACAGGGAAACGAGTACCTCTATACTCACGGCATACCACGTACGCTATCGCCACACCAGTACCACACTGTACATAGTGTCAGCATCATGCCAGAGTGGAATGAGAACAGCTAA